TGACAAAGGACAAGCTGGAACCAAAGGCCGATATCTGGGTGCGTATGACCGGTGTTGTGCCGGATGATCGCCGCTTGCAAGCCGCCGTGCTGGCCTATCTCTCGGACATGACGCTGCTGGATGTCGCGCTCTATGCCCACGGAGTGTCCGTCTTCGACCAGCGGATCCAGGCCGCCAGCCTTGACCATGCGATGTGGTTTCACCAGCCCACCAAGCTGGATGACTGGCTGCTCTATTCCCAAGACAGCCCCAGCGCGTCGGGTGGCCGGGGAATGACCAGAGGCTCAATTTATACGCGGACAGGCCAGCTGGTTGTTTCCGTTGCCCAGGAGGGCTTGATTCGGAAAAAGGCAAATGATTAAATTTTGTGCGATTTTTTGAATTTGCACAAAAAAAACCATGTTTTCGCCCATTCCTGTGCCTTTTTTTTTGGTGTTCTCCATTATAGTCTTTTTATTTCAATAGCTTACCGGTCTCCTGAAACTTGGCACACGGTTTGAATGTAGGATGACAGTCGCTGCCCCCTGTCGTAGGTCGGCGTCGAGGAGAGACGGCGTTATTCGCCGAGGATAAACCAGAGGATGGGAAACCAGATGAAGATTGTGATGGCCATTATCAAGCCGTTCAAGCTGGACGAAGTGCGCGAAGCACTGACGGCTGTCGGTATCCAAGGCCTGACCGTCACGGAGGTCAAGGGATATGGGCGGCAGAAGGGGCACACGGAAATTTATCGCGGCACGGAATATGCCGTGAGCTTCCTGCCCAAGCTGAAGATCGAGGTCGCAGTGGCGACGGATGTTGCC
The nucleotide sequence above comes from Agrobacterium vitis. Encoded proteins:
- a CDS encoding P-II family nitrogen regulator; amino-acid sequence: MGNQMKIVMAIIKPFKLDEVREALTAVGIQGLTVTEVKGYGRQKGHTEIYRGTEYAVSFLPKLKIEVAVATDVADKAVEAIASAAKTGQIGDGKIFVYGIDQAVRIRTGETNTEAL